A genomic region of uncultured Roseibium sp. contains the following coding sequences:
- a CDS encoding class I SAM-dependent methyltransferase, whose product MHALITQLENPTMLELGVQSGNSTKLFLNALHDSDRGTLVSVDIADCSTVASSPKWTFIRSDSADTDNILNHAPWLKDGIDVLFIDSLHTVDHVYKEIYGFFPYLKKGGVIFMDDVDSAPYAEGEEMDSFYVETENRQILNFINCVFEANMDRLDLSIHRGWTGLARLDKRSDFMTQLNEPKGLKVRQSRRMWKLKRSLKKRKII is encoded by the coding sequence ATGCACGCGCTGATCACGCAGCTTGAGAACCCCACCATGCTCGAACTGGGGGTGCAATCGGGAAACTCGACCAAACTGTTCCTGAACGCACTGCATGACAGCGACCGCGGAACACTCGTGTCGGTGGACATCGCCGACTGCTCGACGGTTGCGAGTTCGCCCAAATGGACCTTTATCAGGTCTGACTCCGCGGACACCGACAACATCCTCAACCATGCCCCCTGGCTCAAGGACGGGATCGATGTTCTTTTCATCGATTCCCTGCATACCGTGGACCATGTCTACAAGGAAATTTACGGCTTCTTTCCGTATCTGAAAAAGGGCGGCGTCATTTTCATGGATGATGTCGACAGCGCTCCCTACGCGGAAGGAGAAGAGATGGACAGCTTCTACGTCGAAACAGAGAATCGACAGATACTGAATTTCATCAACTGCGTTTTCGAGGCCAACATGGATCGGCTCGACCTGTCGATCCACCGGGGCTGGACCGGGCTGGCAAGACTGGACAAGCGCTCGGATTTCATGACTCAGCTCAACGAGCCAAAGGGCCTGAAGGTGCGCCAAAGCAGACGCATGTGGAAGCTGAAACGGTCGCTGAAGAAACGCAAGATCATCTGA
- a CDS encoding FkbM family methyltransferase encodes MKKKKRLLNFIFGREHLDSFSRLFNLYARASRILNKKSPWQVETNIRNGVIVVTDDENDSISILHQRRVGFYRYGVKRRVTDLLSDYFIFPDEIEDGDVVIDCGANIGEVGLGLKLSGKSIRYIAFEPGEGEMSRCRLNNPGGTCEQLALWHEKTTLKFFEKSNTADSSLIEFSGYESVTTIETTTLDAYCLENGIEEVKVLKIEGEGAEPEILRGAEETLKRVKYICVDCGPERGLAKEPTLPAVCQFLVARGFRFDKVSPNRLIARFVAAD; translated from the coding sequence ATGAAAAAGAAGAAAAGACTGCTGAACTTCATCTTCGGGCGCGAACACCTCGACAGTTTCTCACGGCTCTTCAATCTTTATGCGCGCGCCAGCCGGATCCTGAACAAGAAGAGCCCCTGGCAGGTCGAAACGAACATCAGGAACGGCGTGATTGTTGTCACCGATGACGAAAACGACAGTATCTCGATCCTGCACCAGAGACGCGTGGGTTTTTACCGGTACGGCGTGAAAAGGCGTGTCACGGACCTCCTGTCCGATTACTTCATTTTTCCGGACGAGATCGAAGACGGCGATGTCGTCATCGATTGCGGTGCCAATATCGGCGAAGTCGGTCTCGGACTGAAACTCTCAGGAAAGTCGATCCGCTACATTGCCTTCGAACCGGGTGAGGGCGAGATGTCCCGCTGCCGGCTGAACAACCCGGGCGGCACTTGCGAACAGCTCGCACTCTGGCACGAGAAAACCACTCTGAAGTTCTTTGAAAAGTCGAACACGGCGGATTCCTCACTCATTGAGTTTTCCGGATACGAGAGTGTCACGACAATCGAAACGACGACACTGGATGCCTATTGTCTTGAAAACGGGATCGAAGAGGTCAAGGTGCTCAAGATCGAAGGAGAAGGCGCGGAACCCGAGATCCTGCGCGGCGCCGAGGAAACGCTGAAACGCGTCAAATACATCTGTGTCGATTGCGGACCGGAGCGCGGCCTTGCGAAGGAACCGACACTGCCGGCGGTGTGCCAGTTCCTGGTGGCACGCGGCTTCAGGTTCGACAAGGTCTCGCCCAACCGACTGATTGCACGCTTCGTGGCTGCCGATTGA
- a CDS encoding glycosyltransferase — translation MATDPVPAQRKLAHIHLGVDGGAEKFFVRLSRALAKRGVEQIAFIRHDRPWRDELAEHCEVRELKFSRSHFKRHFVRWGIARDIRNFGAKATLGWMSPASKWLPKPGPEMRTFLRLGDFPDGFHTYGNVQHLIGNTPEIIRQAVEAGWPAERAHVISNFVDPIPDTLAPVSRAHFDTPDDATVLIALGRFVERKRFDLLIKALARLPETVHAWLIGDGDLQEDMRRLARDLGVENRTHFLGWQRDPSPFLKAADILVCPTDDEPLGNVVLEGWNAGLPVVATASPGPSWLIDHGETGLLSECGDEDGLARHLVHLLENPAEAESLTTASAARLNDRYSEEGICAQYESLIWNQGG, via the coding sequence ATGGCAACTGACCCGGTGCCCGCTCAACGCAAACTCGCGCATATCCACCTCGGCGTCGATGGCGGCGCGGAAAAGTTTTTCGTGCGCCTGTCCCGTGCGCTCGCCAAACGCGGTGTCGAACAGATCGCCTTCATCCGGCATGACAGACCGTGGCGGGACGAGCTTGCCGAGCATTGCGAGGTGCGTGAGCTGAAATTCAGCCGCTCGCATTTCAAGCGGCATTTCGTTCGCTGGGGCATCGCCCGCGACATCAGGAATTTCGGTGCAAAGGCAACCCTCGGCTGGATGAGCCCGGCCAGCAAGTGGTTGCCGAAGCCCGGTCCCGAGATGCGCACTTTCCTGCGCCTCGGTGACTTCCCCGACGGTTTCCACACCTATGGCAACGTGCAGCACCTGATCGGCAATACACCGGAAATCATCCGGCAGGCGGTTGAGGCCGGCTGGCCCGCAGAGCGCGCCCACGTGATCAGCAATTTCGTGGATCCCATTCCGGACACGCTCGCACCCGTCAGCCGCGCGCATTTCGATACGCCGGACGACGCAACCGTCCTGATCGCGCTTGGACGTTTCGTTGAACGCAAACGCTTCGACCTCTTGATCAAGGCCCTTGCCCGGCTGCCCGAAACCGTACACGCCTGGCTGATCGGCGACGGCGACCTGCAGGAAGACATGCGCCGCCTCGCGCGGGACCTTGGCGTTGAGAACCGCACGCATTTTCTCGGATGGCAGAGGGACCCGTCCCCTTTCCTGAAAGCTGCGGACATTCTCGTCTGCCCGACCGATGACGAACCGCTGGGAAATGTGGTTCTTGAGGGCTGGAACGCCGGCCTGCCGGTCGTTGCGACCGCATCGCCCGGACCAAGCTGGCTGATCGATCATGGTGAAACAGGGCTTTTGTCCGAGTGCGGCGATGAGGACGGTCTGGCGCGGCATCTCGTGCACCTGTTGGAAAACCCGGCTGAAGCCGAAAGCCTCACGACGGCATCTGCGGCGCGCCTGAACGATAGGTATTCCGAAGAAGGCATTTGCGCACAATACGAGTCGCTGATCTGGAACCAGGGAGGTTGA